From a single Gimesia fumaroli genomic region:
- a CDS encoding TolC family protein, translating into MNGEISIAVLAVMVFASGCATGPERHASKSQDLKQSVDRVSELEEKPFRLALEDEDDFTAPTEHSESKTRQVDHEEEIALPVAPAESILLPAPDDSLPAPASEHHAVMSLATLEQMALSNNPTLIQAMAQVDAASGAAYQAGLYPNPVVGYASDQIGIAGTAGELQGAYISQEFVTGGKLQLSRAKWSQATCIAETNLSAQYERVLNDVRIHFYQCLAAQQHVEIQKQLVTNAKDHMQTHKEMLNLGQTNMAGFLQSEVDLSQNQLNLQKAENNLDQAWRNLMAMVGTPEITRSTLSGSLEPTEEKLDWDSAFHHLLQNSPELIAAGEKIHHDEITVERERVQPIPNILVDVDFGHNFETDNSVAGVTAGIALPIFDNNSGTIDQAQADLNRSRADVKRLELTLSMKLAEKYRDYQTAWQHIQAYQNEMLPKARRAHEMLYDSYYKRRAAWLDVLLAQRRSLELQQQYVDALLAYCETDIVIRGMLLTGGLTQPPAPLSGGHIDAVPKPR; encoded by the coding sequence GTGAACGGGGAAATTTCGATAGCCGTTTTGGCAGTGATGGTTTTTGCCAGTGGTTGTGCCACGGGGCCGGAGCGTCACGCTTCAAAGTCGCAGGATTTGAAGCAAAGTGTGGATCGTGTCTCGGAATTAGAAGAAAAGCCGTTCCGCCTTGCACTTGAAGATGAAGATGATTTTACTGCGCCCACCGAGCATTCCGAGTCAAAGACGCGTCAAGTTGATCATGAAGAAGAGATCGCCCTCCCGGTAGCACCAGCGGAATCCATTTTGCTGCCGGCTCCTGATGATAGCCTGCCTGCCCCTGCGAGCGAACATCATGCTGTGATGTCTTTGGCAACACTCGAGCAAATGGCGCTGTCGAATAATCCTACGTTGATCCAGGCGATGGCGCAGGTGGATGCTGCTTCGGGGGCCGCTTATCAGGCGGGACTCTATCCGAACCCTGTTGTCGGGTATGCCAGTGATCAGATTGGGATCGCAGGCACAGCCGGGGAATTGCAGGGGGCTTATATTTCTCAGGAGTTTGTCACTGGAGGAAAACTGCAACTGAGCCGCGCGAAATGGTCGCAGGCAACCTGCATCGCAGAGACGAATCTTTCGGCTCAATATGAGCGTGTCCTGAATGATGTGCGGATTCATTTCTATCAATGTCTGGCAGCGCAGCAGCATGTGGAAATTCAAAAACAGCTGGTTACGAACGCGAAAGATCATATGCAGACCCACAAGGAAATGCTCAATCTGGGGCAGACCAATATGGCGGGCTTTCTGCAATCGGAAGTGGATTTAAGCCAGAATCAGTTAAACCTGCAGAAGGCCGAGAACAACCTGGACCAGGCGTGGCGAAATCTGATGGCGATGGTGGGGACTCCGGAAATCACTCGTTCCACTCTGAGTGGGTCACTGGAGCCGACCGAAGAGAAACTGGACTGGGATTCCGCGTTTCATCATCTGTTGCAGAACAGTCCCGAGTTGATTGCTGCGGGGGAAAAGATCCATCACGATGAAATTACCGTAGAGCGCGAACGCGTTCAGCCGATTCCGAACATTCTGGTCGACGTCGATTTTGGTCACAACTTTGAAACGGACAATTCTGTCGCGGGGGTGACCGCCGGGATTGCGTTGCCGATTTTTGATAATAACAGTGGAACCATCGATCAGGCACAGGCAGATCTGAATCGATCTCGGGCGGATGTGAAGCGGCTGGAATTAACCTTGAGTATGAAGCTGGCTGAGAAATACCGTGATTACCAGACAGCCTGGCAGCATATTCAGGCATATCAGAATGAGATGTTACCCAAAGCCAGACGGGCTCACGAGATGCTCTATGATAGTTATTACAAGCGTCGGGCGGCCTGGCTGGATGTGTTGCTGGCGCAGCGACGTAGTCTGGAGCTGCAACAGCAGTATGTCGATGCACTGCTGGCATACTGCGAAACAGATATCGTGATTCGAGGCATGTTGTTAACGGGGGGATTGACCCAGCCTCCCGCTCCCCTCAGCGGCGGACATATCGACGCGGTTCCGAAGCCACGGTAA
- a CDS encoding DeoR/GlpR family DNA-binding transcription regulator codes for MSSRQKRQVAKAVADMIAPGEAVLMDGGTTTLEVARQLAGKQLQVVTNSLPIANLLVNQPQIDLMLIGGFLFPKTGVALGKTAVDSLKSVHVRRLIISVGGITEDGLYNSNMLLVETEQQMFEAAEEVIVVTDSTKFGHSALAYLCPLNTVDHIVVDDGITEEWKTVIQDAGIELTIVET; via the coding sequence ATGTCATCCAGGCAAAAAAGGCAGGTTGCCAAAGCTGTAGCCGACATGATCGCTCCCGGTGAAGCAGTGCTGATGGATGGAGGCACAACCACCTTGGAAGTCGCCCGGCAACTGGCGGGAAAACAACTGCAGGTTGTCACGAATTCACTGCCGATTGCCAATCTGCTGGTGAATCAGCCACAAATTGATTTGATGTTGATCGGGGGATTCCTGTTCCCCAAAACGGGAGTCGCATTAGGCAAGACAGCAGTGGACTCACTGAAGAGTGTCCATGTTCGACGGCTCATTATCAGCGTCGGAGGTATTACAGAGGACGGACTTTACAACAGCAACATGTTACTGGTGGAAACAGAACAGCAAATGTTTGAAGCAGCAGAAGAAGTGATTGTTGTGACAGACAGCACCAAATTCGGCCACTCGGCACTGGCCTATTTATGCCCGCTGAACACAGTCGACCACATTGTCGTTGATGACGGCATCACGGAGGAATGGAAAACCGTCATCCAGGACGCAGGCATCGAACTGACGATTGTAGAAACATAA
- the pduL gene encoding phosphate propanoyltransferase, producing the protein MTQLSNSISRSQVEQLVRQALSQQLGAGPAAAPSSAPNPLVVNISARHIHLSQEHLEVLFGKGAELEVQKDLYQEGYFAATQTVAVVGPRRRMIPNVRVLGPCRGDTQVELAFTDTISLGLDVPIRISGDLKGTPGCVLMGPKGVVELEFGVIRAARHVHMSPADCAYYGCSNGDNLHLRIESAGCTTVLEDVVVRENPEVKLEVHIDTDEGNAVDLDHATSVKLYVPESCKCKHS; encoded by the coding sequence ATGACACAACTTTCCAATTCCATCTCACGCTCGCAGGTAGAACAACTGGTTCGTCAGGCATTATCACAACAACTTGGAGCCGGCCCTGCTGCCGCACCTTCGTCTGCCCCGAACCCGCTTGTGGTGAATATCTCCGCCCGGCACATTCATCTTTCACAGGAACACCTGGAAGTCCTGTTCGGCAAAGGAGCCGAACTCGAAGTGCAGAAAGATCTGTACCAGGAAGGATACTTCGCTGCGACTCAGACCGTCGCGGTTGTCGGTCCCCGCCGCCGGATGATTCCCAACGTACGCGTCTTAGGTCCCTGCCGTGGTGATACTCAAGTGGAACTCGCTTTTACCGATACGATCTCACTGGGACTCGACGTTCCCATTCGCATCAGTGGCGACCTCAAAGGCACACCCGGCTGTGTGCTGATGGGTCCCAAAGGCGTCGTTGAACTCGAATTCGGCGTCATTCGTGCCGCCCGCCACGTACACATGTCGCCCGCCGACTGTGCTTACTACGGCTGCTCCAACGGCGATAACTTACATCTGAGAATTGAATCGGCAGGTTGCACGACCGTCTTGGAAGACGTCGTTGTGCGTGAAAACCCCGAAGTCAAACTCGAAGTCCACATCGATACCGATGAAGGCAACGCAGTCGATCTGGATCATGCCACTTCCGTGAAGCTGTATGTTCCGGAATCGTGTAAATGCAAACATAGCTGA
- a CDS encoding BMC domain-containing protein: MAKAMEALGMVETKGLISLIEAADAMLKAANVQMIGWEKVGSGLVTAFVVGDVAAVKAAVDAGAASASKVGEVVSVQVIPRPHEELANVLPGKTSAAKK; this comes from the coding sequence ATGGCGAAAGCAATGGAAGCCCTGGGAATGGTGGAAACAAAAGGGCTGATCAGCCTGATTGAAGCCGCCGATGCAATGTTGAAAGCGGCCAACGTACAGATGATTGGCTGGGAAAAAGTGGGTAGTGGCCTGGTAACCGCATTTGTTGTCGGTGACGTTGCTGCTGTGAAAGCTGCTGTCGACGCCGGTGCTGCTTCTGCCAGCAAAGTAGGCGAAGTCGTGAGCGTTCAGGTCATTCCACGTCCTCACGAAGAACTGGCAAACGTTCTGCCAGGTAAAACTTCTGCTGCCAAGAAATAA